A genomic stretch from Deltaproteobacteria bacterium includes:
- the hscA gene encoding Fe-S protein assembly chaperone HscA, with translation MSAIKGKKEKAPVVGIDLGTTNSLVAVSDQGGPRILVDCDGHPLLPSMIAFTGDGIMVGERARAQRILNPELTLFSVKRFMGKRYEEVKEIAKQLPYSVEPTDKEMVNFVVGGRKLNPVEASSLILAELKDRAESVLKLPVEDAVITVPAYFNDSQRQATKIAGEIAGLNVIRIINEPTAAALAYGLDKKKQGLIAVYDLGGGTFDISILNLRDGVFEVKATNGDTQLGGDDFDNAFARWINEECERETGRNLLDTAVGRAVLAAECERVKIRLSDEQGAVFEVKTGDFSYRQTVSRSQFEAVIRPIVERTGVIVRAAMNDAGVSPKEIDEVVLVGGSTRVPLVRKFVEDVFGRKPHTELNPEAVVALGAAVQGEILSGGRDDLLLLDVIPLSLGIETMGGAMAKLIHRNTTIPSLAKENFTTFVDGQTRVAINIYQGERELVQDCRLLGKFELSDLPPLPAGVPRIEVSFLVDANGILKVTAKELRTGRAAQIQVEPASGLDENTIERMLTESITHAQEDLEIRQLVELKVEAETMVRATEKALSKGGVRLSQSEMQRVQQALMTVKAALQGNDRAVLQAMVDELDLATHGLAEELINTSIQDALGGQEATALASSRLVKEADELGGHAVAQGTPPKPAN, from the coding sequence ATGTCGGCCATCAAGGGCAAGAAGGAAAAGGCCCCGGTTGTAGGCATTGACCTTGGAACGACGAACAGCCTTGTGGCGGTTTCCGATCAGGGCGGACCGCGCATACTCGTAGACTGTGACGGGCATCCGCTGCTGCCTTCCATGATCGCCTTCACGGGTGACGGGATCATGGTCGGTGAACGGGCGCGGGCACAGCGGATCCTGAATCCCGAACTGACGCTGTTTTCGGTGAAGCGGTTCATGGGGAAACGCTATGAGGAAGTCAAAGAGATAGCGAAGCAGCTTCCCTATTCGGTCGAGCCGACGGACAAGGAGATGGTCAATTTTGTCGTCGGAGGCCGGAAGCTGAATCCTGTGGAGGCGTCCTCGCTCATTCTTGCTGAACTGAAGGACCGTGCCGAATCTGTCCTCAAGCTGCCGGTGGAAGATGCCGTCATTACGGTCCCGGCCTATTTTAACGACAGCCAGAGGCAGGCGACGAAGATTGCCGGGGAGATTGCGGGGCTCAATGTCATCCGTATCATCAACGAGCCGACAGCAGCCGCGCTCGCCTATGGCCTGGACAAGAAAAAACAGGGCCTCATTGCCGTTTATGATCTGGGTGGCGGGACTTTTGATATCTCCATCCTGAATCTCCGGGACGGGGTGTTCGAGGTGAAGGCGACCAACGGCGACACTCAGCTGGGCGGAGATGACTTCGACAATGCCTTTGCCCGGTGGATCAATGAGGAGTGTGAGCGTGAAACGGGCCGGAATCTGCTGGATACGGCCGTTGGACGTGCCGTGCTTGCTGCCGAATGCGAACGCGTGAAAATCAGGCTGTCGGACGAGCAGGGCGCGGTTTTTGAAGTGAAAACCGGCGATTTCAGTTACCGGCAGACCGTTTCGCGCAGCCAGTTCGAGGCGGTGATCCGGCCGATCGTGGAGCGTACTGGCGTGATTGTGCGGGCGGCCATGAATGATGCCGGGGTGAGCCCCAAGGAAATTGACGAAGTAGTGCTGGTGGGCGGGTCCACCCGTGTCCCGCTCGTACGGAAATTCGTCGAGGATGTTTTTGGCCGCAAACCGCATACGGAACTGAATCCCGAGGCGGTGGTTGCGCTTGGGGCGGCCGTGCAGGGCGAGATCCTGTCCGGAGGCCGGGATGACCTGCTGCTGCTGGATGTTATCCCGCTCTCGCTCGGAATCGAGACAATGGGCGGTGCGATGGCCAAACTGATCCACCGGAACACGACCATCCCGTCCCTGGCGAAAGAGAACTTCACGACATTCGTGGATGGGCAGACGAGGGTAGCGATCAATATCTACCAGGGCGAGCGTGAACTGGTCCAAGACTGCCGGCTTCTGGGAAAATTCGAGCTGAGCGATCTCCCCCCGCTTCCCGCCGGGGTTCCCCGGATCGAGGTGTCTTTCCTCGTGGACGCCAACGGCATCCTGAAAGTTACTGCCAAGGAGTTACGTACTGGCCGGGCGGCGCAAATCCAAGTGGAGCCCGCTTCAGGGCTCGACGAGAATACCATTGAGAGGATGCTCACGGAATCTATCACCCATGCGCAGGAGGATCTTGAAATACGGCAGCTTGTGGAGCTGAAAGTCGAGGCGGAGACAATGGTCCGGGCTACCGAGAAGGCGCTGTCTAAGGGCGGTGTCCGGCTCTCGCAATCCGAGATGCAGCGAGTCCAGCAGGCGCTGATGACCGTGAAAGCGGCCCTGCAGGGCAATGACCGGGCGGTTCTCCAGGCGATGGTAGACGAACTTGATCTCGCCACGCATGGACTTGCGGAAGAACTTATTAACACATCCATCCAGGACGCACTCGGCGGGCAGGAAGCCACTGCGCTCGCCAGTTCCAGGCTTGTGAAGGAAGCAGACGAACTGGGCGGCCATGCAGTGGCTCAAGGGACTCCCCCAAAGCCGGCAAATTGA
- a CDS encoding DnaJ domain-containing protein produces the protein MRPSTNHETVLYACEFCGHSVAGSDAFCPSCEAVQPLRGDEDYFTVMGVPRSPDFDTKQGEKRFYELSRRLHPDRYTRKPGQLENAMHRSALVNDAYRTLRNPDSRLDYLLVLEGKELGLEAGKTAAKGQVPAELAEDYFELQEALMEGGVEAKAALQAFETRLAASETGNQEAVDRVVRRWHEHGLHDPGRRAGALDLRKSIHAELAQIRQVRQYLYRMREDIARLTQKAG, from the coding sequence ATGAGGCCATCAACTAACCACGAGACGGTCCTGTATGCCTGTGAGTTCTGCGGCCATTCGGTCGCCGGCAGCGACGCGTTCTGTCCATCCTGTGAAGCCGTGCAGCCGCTCCGGGGCGATGAGGACTATTTTACGGTCATGGGGGTTCCCCGGTCGCCTGACTTCGATACGAAGCAGGGTGAGAAACGGTTTTACGAGCTGTCGCGACGGTTGCATCCGGACCGCTATACCCGGAAGCCCGGGCAGCTCGAAAATGCCATGCATCGCTCGGCGCTGGTGAATGACGCTTACCGGACACTCCGGAACCCGGATAGCCGTCTGGATTACCTGCTTGTCCTGGAAGGGAAGGAACTGGGGCTGGAGGCGGGGAAGACGGCGGCAAAAGGGCAGGTTCCGGCGGAACTCGCTGAGGACTACTTCGAGCTTCAGGAGGCCCTGATGGAAGGTGGCGTGGAGGCGAAAGCGGCGCTCCAGGCGTTTGAGACACGGCTGGCAGCCAGCGAAACCGGAAACCAGGAAGCAGTTGATCGTGTCGTTCGGCGCTGGCACGAACACGGTCTGCATGATCCCGGCAGGCGAGCTGGGGCACTGGATCTCCGCAAATCGATTCATGCGGAACTGGCGCAGATACGGCAGGTGCGTCAGTACTTGTACCGGATGCGCGAGGATATCGCACGGCTCACACAAAAGGCCGGCTGA
- a CDS encoding iron-sulfur cluster assembly accessory protein, which produces MITLTDQAVQQVQRLMEKEQIGAAGLRVAVVGGGCSGMSYRLAFEKEPGAYDRVQDTGAFKVFIDPKSSLYLQGIQLDYTDGLEGSGFVFNNPNASKNCSCGESFAA; this is translated from the coding sequence ATTATCACCCTGACCGACCAGGCCGTGCAGCAGGTCCAGCGGCTCATGGAAAAGGAGCAGATCGGTGCGGCCGGTCTGAGGGTGGCTGTTGTCGGGGGTGGCTGCTCGGGAATGAGTTACCGGTTGGCATTCGAGAAGGAGCCTGGTGCCTATGACCGGGTTCAGGATACCGGTGCCTTCAAGGTATTCATTGACCCCAAGAGTTCTCTCTACCTTCAGGGGATTCAGCTCGATTATACGGATGGACTCGAAGGTTCCGGTTTTGTTTTCAATAACCCCAATGCCAGCAAGAACTGCAGTTGCGGCGAATCGTTCGCGGCATAG
- the iscU gene encoding Fe-S cluster assembly scaffold IscU, giving the protein MAYSSKVIDHFENPRNMGALDKGDDNVGTGVVGAPECGDVMKLQIKVKDGRIEDAKFKTFGCGSAIASSSLATEWVKGKTVDDALKIKNTDIVNELALPPVKIHCSVLAEDAIKAAINDYLKKQGQDTKKES; this is encoded by the coding sequence ATGGCATACAGCAGCAAGGTAATTGACCACTTCGAAAACCCCCGGAATATGGGCGCCCTGGACAAGGGTGACGACAACGTCGGCACGGGTGTCGTCGGCGCGCCTGAATGCGGTGACGTCATGAAACTGCAGATCAAGGTGAAAGACGGCCGGATTGAGGATGCCAAGTTCAAGACCTTCGGTTGCGGGAGCGCCATCGCCAGCAGCTCGCTTGCAACCGAGTGGGTGAAGGGCAAGACCGTGGACGATGCGCTCAAGATCAAGAACACCGATATCGTGAATGAACTGGCACTGCCGCCGGTGAAGATCCATTGCTCGGTGCTGGCCGAGGACGCCATCAAGGCCGCTATCAACGACTACCTGAAGAAACAGGGTCAGGATACCAAGAAGGAAAGTTGA
- a CDS encoding IscS subfamily cysteine desulfurase produces MKTLENGVRVPVYMDYHATTPVDPDVLKVMLPYFTEEFGNAASRSHAYGWAAEAAVEKARGEIAALVGADPKEIIFTSGATESDNIAVLGTAEMYGEKGKHIITTKIEHKAVLDPCKYLEKKGFEVTYLDVDSTGRISLEQLAGAIRKDTILVSVIFANNEIGTIQDIEAIGRLCKEKGVIFHTDAVQAIGKVRVDVQQMGIDLMSLSAHKMYGPKGVGALYVRRRNPRVRVAPVIHGGGHERGIRSGTLNVPGIVGFGASAAKAAQVWEEESGRLRKLRDRMWDGFRKELDEIYLNGHPVHRLPNNLNISFAFVEGESMMMAIKNVAVSSGSACTSASLEPSYVLRALGVGEELAHTSIRFGLGRFTTEAETDFVMDEVIRAVRRLRDLSPLYEMHKEGIDLKSVQWAAH; encoded by the coding sequence ATGAAGACACTGGAAAACGGGGTTCGCGTGCCGGTCTACATGGACTACCACGCAACGACGCCTGTTGATCCCGATGTGCTCAAGGTGATGCTGCCGTATTTCACCGAGGAGTTCGGCAACGCGGCAAGCCGTAGCCATGCATACGGATGGGCCGCCGAGGCTGCCGTCGAAAAGGCCCGCGGCGAAATTGCCGCCTTGGTAGGGGCCGACCCGAAGGAAATCATATTCACCTCCGGGGCGACCGAGTCGGACAACATTGCCGTGCTGGGCACCGCCGAGATGTATGGCGAGAAGGGCAAGCACATCATTACTACGAAGATCGAGCACAAGGCGGTGCTTGATCCGTGCAAATACCTAGAGAAAAAGGGTTTCGAGGTGACCTACCTCGATGTCGATTCCACCGGACGCATTTCGCTGGAGCAGCTCGCGGGGGCAATCCGCAAGGACACGATCCTGGTTTCGGTGATCTTCGCCAACAACGAGATCGGCACGATTCAGGATATCGAGGCGATTGGGCGGCTCTGCAAGGAAAAGGGCGTTATCTTCCATACCGATGCTGTGCAGGCGATCGGCAAGGTCAGGGTCGATGTCCAGCAGATGGGCATTGATCTCATGTCGCTCTCGGCCCACAAGATGTATGGCCCCAAGGGCGTGGGTGCCCTCTATGTCCGGCGTCGCAACCCCCGTGTGCGCGTCGCGCCGGTCATTCATGGCGGCGGTCACGAGCGTGGCATCCGGTCGGGAACGCTGAATGTGCCGGGCATTGTGGGTTTTGGTGCATCTGCGGCCAAGGCGGCACAGGTGTGGGAAGAAGAGAGCGGACGGCTCCGCAAGCTTCGGGACCGGATGTGGGATGGTTTCCGCAAGGAACTGGACGAGATCTACCTGAACGGCCATCCAGTCCACCGGCTACCGAACAACCTGAACATTTCGTTCGCCTTCGTGGAAGGCGAATCGATGATGATGGCGATCAAGAATGTGGCGGTGAGTTCGGGTTCAGCCTGTACGTCGGCCAGTCTGGAGCCGAGTTACGTGCTCCGTGCGCTCGGCGTGGGAGAAGAACTCGCCCATACATCCATCCGGTTCGGCCTGGGCCGTTTTACGACCGAAGCGGAAACGGATTTTGTGATGGACGAAGTGATCCGCGCCGTGCGGCGGCTGAGGGATCTTTCGCCATTGTACGAGATGCACAAGGAAGGGATTGATCTGAAGTCGGTGCAGTGGGCAGCCCATTGA
- a CDS encoding Rrf2 family transcriptional regulator, with the protein MFQFTKKTEYAIIALKHIASQSEGTYSSAREIADRYHLSFDLVSKIMQKLKREGYVQSHQGILGGYSLSTDLDQVSLARFIEAMDGPLGMIECARPGGVDGKGTQTCIQFNHCTIVGPMRRLNGRVKDVLGSTTLGEIFAGVSDPVQEGQRPAAGNPGAAAAAD; encoded by the coding sequence ATGTTTCAGTTCACCAAGAAAACTGAATACGCGATCATCGCGCTCAAGCATATCGCTTCCCAGTCGGAAGGGACCTACTCCAGTGCCCGTGAAATAGCCGACAGGTACCACCTTTCGTTCGATCTGGTTTCAAAGATCATGCAGAAACTGAAGCGGGAAGGCTACGTACAGAGCCACCAGGGAATCCTGGGCGGGTACAGTCTTTCCACGGATCTGGACCAGGTCAGCCTCGCCAGGTTCATTGAGGCGATGGATGGTCCTTTGGGAATGATCGAATGTGCCCGTCCTGGCGGGGTTGATGGCAAGGGTACCCAGACCTGCATCCAGTTCAACCACTGCACGATTGTCGGACCCATGCGGCGGCTGAATGGCCGGGTGAAGGATGTTCTCGGCTCGACGACGCTCGGGGAAATTTTCGCGGGCGTTTCTGACCCGGTTCAGGAAGGGCAGCGGCCGGCGGCAGGTAACCCTGGGGCCGCCGCCGCCGCTGACTGA
- a CDS encoding efflux RND transporter periplasmic adaptor subunit — MTDQLSSDLNSLRISRDTPPPRQRRQLGWVIPIAAGIAAIVILVPIARRIVFKTNVEVTEVISASPARASVLLTASGYVVPQRVSKVGAKITGRIVRIYVREGDTVKEGDLIAELEDAQERAAITVAQARAASAEARVRTAAAQLLEVDRQTDRQRRLAEEGVTAYATVEDLEARRDSLVAARDAAQAELDMARAEVNALRTTLSYMRIEAPLSGVVIAKPAEPGELVGVMAANIAEIADMSSLMVEVDVPERRLAQVVPGNPCEIVLDAFPNRRLRCKVHEISQRVDKAKATITVKAAFVDEPKGVLPDMSARVGFLTEELPEDIRNKPDELLVPKSAVVGDRNDAAVFVILDGKARRTHIAFDEERGNYYRLVEGPTPGTRIVDKPPPGLADGHPIKESLP, encoded by the coding sequence ATGACCGATCAGCTGTCATCGGATCTCAATTCGCTGCGCATATCACGCGATACTCCCCCTCCCCGGCAACGGCGCCAGTTGGGCTGGGTCATACCCATAGCCGCCGGAATTGCCGCAATCGTCATACTGGTCCCAATCGCCCGCCGGATCGTCTTCAAGACCAATGTGGAAGTGACCGAGGTTATTTCTGCATCCCCCGCCCGGGCTTCAGTGCTGCTGACAGCGAGCGGCTATGTGGTTCCTCAGCGGGTTTCAAAGGTCGGTGCCAAGATCACCGGCCGGATTGTCAGGATCTACGTCCGCGAGGGCGACACGGTTAAGGAAGGCGACCTGATCGCCGAACTGGAAGACGCGCAGGAACGGGCGGCCATTACGGTAGCCCAGGCACGAGCGGCTTCAGCCGAGGCGCGCGTACGGACCGCAGCCGCACAACTGCTGGAGGTGGACCGCCAGACGGACCGGCAGCGCCGGCTCGCCGAAGAAGGGGTCACCGCCTATGCGACGGTCGAGGATCTGGAAGCGCGCCGCGATTCGCTTGTCGCTGCCAGGGATGCTGCACAGGCCGAACTGGATATGGCCCGTGCCGAAGTAAATGCCCTCCGTACGACGCTCTCGTACATGCGGATCGAGGCACCCCTGAGCGGTGTCGTCATCGCCAAGCCAGCCGAGCCGGGGGAACTGGTCGGGGTAATGGCGGCCAATATTGCCGAAATCGCCGACATGTCCAGCCTTATGGTCGAAGTCGATGTCCCTGAGCGGCGGCTCGCCCAGGTAGTTCCGGGCAATCCGTGCGAGATTGTGCTGGACGCATTTCCCAACCGGAGACTCCGCTGCAAGGTGCATGAGATCAGCCAGCGGGTCGACAAGGCAAAAGCCACCATCACCGTCAAGGCGGCATTCGTGGACGAACCCAAAGGCGTTCTGCCTGACATGTCGGCGCGTGTGGGATTTCTCACCGAAGAACTCCCCGAAGATATCCGGAACAAGCCCGACGAACTGCTTGTCCCCAAGTCGGCTGTTGTTGGCGACCGGAACGATGCAGCGGTGTTTGTTATCCTGGATGGCAAGGCACGGCGTACCCATATTGCTTTCGATGAAGAGCGCGGAAACTATTACCGCCTCGTCGAAGGACCGACACCCGGCACCCGCATTGTCGACAAGCCGCCGCCGGGTCTCGCTGACGGACACCCAATCAAGGAGTCACTCCCGTGA